A DNA window from Halorubrum sp. DM2 contains the following coding sequences:
- a CDS encoding TSUP family transporter gives MTLALSAGLVATIVVVVAVAGAVNGVAGFGFAVVGTMVLAATLDPATAVAFMILPMFAVNLSLVGDLTRKELRTCGTRFAPLLVAALVGTVAGMALLDRLPEAPVRVLLGLVSLGFVAAAQRAVPLPDLSSVSNRGTAETPLVMAVVGVVSGVLFGATNVGVQLVAYVRSFDLSHGLFVGVVALVFVGINGLRVVAAGALGFYPDAAFALASVAAAVPAVVGVAVGKRLRDRVSERLRRGVVLGLLTVIGVRLVLGGAGVL, from the coding sequence ATGACGCTCGCGCTCTCTGCTGGTCTGGTCGCGACGATCGTCGTTGTGGTCGCAGTCGCGGGCGCCGTCAACGGCGTCGCCGGGTTCGGATTCGCCGTCGTCGGGACGATGGTACTCGCCGCGACGCTCGATCCGGCGACCGCCGTCGCGTTCATGATCCTGCCGATGTTCGCCGTGAACCTCTCGCTCGTCGGCGATCTCACCCGCAAGGAGCTCCGCACGTGCGGGACCCGGTTCGCGCCGCTGCTCGTCGCCGCGCTTGTCGGCACCGTCGCGGGGATGGCCCTGCTCGACCGACTCCCCGAGGCCCCGGTGCGCGTGCTGCTCGGACTCGTCTCGCTCGGCTTCGTGGCGGCCGCTCAGCGTGCGGTGCCGCTTCCGGACCTGTCGAGCGTGAGCAATCGCGGGACCGCCGAAACGCCGCTCGTCATGGCCGTCGTCGGCGTCGTCTCCGGCGTCCTCTTCGGCGCGACGAACGTCGGCGTCCAGCTCGTCGCGTACGTCCGGAGCTTCGACCTCTCGCACGGGCTGTTCGTCGGGGTCGTGGCGCTGGTGTTCGTCGGGATCAACGGCCTCCGGGTCGTCGCCGCCGGCGCGCTCGGCTTCTACCCGGACGCAGCGTTTGCCCTCGCGTCCGTCGCCGCGGCTGTCCCGGCGGTCGTCGGCGTCGCCGTCGGGAAGCGGCTCCGCGACCGGGTGAGCGAACGGCTCCGCCGCGGCGTCGTCCTCGGCCTACTGACGGTAATCGGCGTCAGGCTCGTACTCGGCGGTGCCGGGGTCCTCTGA
- a CDS encoding peroxiredoxin — protein MLQTGQTAPTFELPGAGGGRIDTHALTEYTDNGWAVVAVFYPFDFHPVCTTQMCTLRDSETLSLLENTVVLGISTDGVYSHRAFAKKHRIDFPLLADSDGRAAEAYGVRVDEIEDHRGVARSAVFVIDPDRTVQYAWRSEEPDDEADLEAVERAARCHGDECALPDGKSYL, from the coding sequence ATGCTTCAGACCGGACAGACAGCGCCGACGTTCGAACTCCCCGGCGCGGGCGGCGGTCGGATTGACACGCACGCGCTGACCGAGTACACCGACAACGGGTGGGCGGTCGTAGCCGTGTTCTACCCGTTTGACTTCCACCCCGTGTGTACGACGCAGATGTGTACGTTGCGGGACAGCGAGACGCTGTCGCTATTGGAGAACACGGTTGTCCTCGGGATCTCGACCGACGGGGTCTACAGCCACCGCGCGTTCGCCAAGAAACACCGGATCGACTTCCCGCTGCTCGCAGACAGCGACGGGCGCGCCGCCGAGGCGTACGGCGTGCGCGTCGACGAGATCGAGGACCACCGCGGTGTCGCGCGCTCGGCAGTCTTCGTGATCGATCCCGACCGCACCGTTCAGTACGCTTGGCGGAGCGAGGAGCCCGACGACGAGGCGGACCTCGAAGCCGTTGAGCGAGCGGCGCGCTGTCACGGCGACGAGTGTGCGCTTCCCGACGGCAAGTCGTACCTGTGA
- a CDS encoding desampylase, translated as MIELTRAAYDDIVYRAYEGGEAEICGVLAGEHGTDGDTSVVTETYAAENVAETPQIRYLIDPEEQFELIEAIEDDGLDVVGFYHSHPTGPTHPSETDAARATWPDHSYVICALDGYPFVGSWRWRDEAEAFEQESVAVSGER; from the coding sequence GTGATCGAACTCACGCGGGCGGCGTACGACGACATCGTGTACCGGGCGTACGAGGGCGGTGAAGCGGAGATCTGTGGCGTCCTCGCCGGTGAACACGGCACCGACGGTGATACGAGCGTGGTCACGGAGACGTACGCGGCGGAGAACGTCGCCGAAACGCCACAGATCCGGTACCTCATCGATCCCGAAGAGCAGTTCGAGCTGATCGAAGCGATCGAGGACGACGGGCTCGACGTGGTCGGGTTCTATCACTCACACCCTACCGGCCCGACGCACCCGAGCGAGACGGACGCCGCGCGCGCCACGTGGCCGGACCACTCGTACGTCATCTGTGCGCTCGACGGTTACCCGTTCGTCGGTTCGTGGCGCTGGCGTGACGAGGCGGAGGCGTTCGAGCAGGAGTCAGTCGCGGTGAGCGGCGAACGGTAG
- a CDS encoding sulfite exporter TauE/SafE family protein, with protein MAGAIVATSEVIAATSGLDPVPSLSAVPVDRVLDHWWVFPASVLFALVAIAAGVSGALFFSPFFLLVVGLSPAQAVGAGLMTEVFGMGNGLRSYVKQGVVDYATAKWLLLGALPAIVIGSFAAHYVPDTLLRGGFGVGLFALGGFLLYSDSPEETEPGEREGEFLKQKNAERGTTVVDAADGERFVYPTCWRPPGVALAGLGGLITGLISAGLPEIVTTQLVARCRMPPRVAVATSVFVLAIAAVAGAAVHALAATPVWYVVVWSIPGVIVGGTVGARVGRHIPSGLMERGLGVVFGVVGGIVLATTFGV; from the coding sequence ATGGCGGGGGCTATCGTGGCGACGAGTGAGGTGATCGCGGCGACGTCCGGACTCGATCCGGTCCCGTCGCTCTCGGCGGTGCCGGTCGATCGCGTTCTGGACCACTGGTGGGTGTTTCCCGCGTCGGTGCTGTTCGCGCTGGTCGCCATCGCCGCCGGCGTCTCGGGCGCGCTGTTTTTCAGCCCGTTCTTCCTGCTGGTCGTCGGGCTCAGTCCCGCCCAAGCGGTCGGCGCGGGCCTCATGACGGAAGTGTTCGGAATGGGCAACGGGCTTCGATCCTACGTCAAGCAAGGTGTCGTCGACTACGCGACGGCAAAGTGGCTGCTACTCGGGGCGCTCCCGGCGATCGTGATCGGATCGTTCGCAGCCCACTACGTCCCCGACACGCTCCTCCGCGGTGGATTCGGAGTCGGGCTGTTCGCGCTCGGCGGGTTCCTGCTGTACTCCGACTCCCCGGAAGAGACCGAACCCGGAGAGAGGGAGGGCGAGTTCCTCAAACAAAAGAACGCAGAGCGCGGCACCACCGTCGTCGACGCCGCCGACGGTGAGCGGTTCGTCTACCCGACCTGCTGGCGTCCGCCGGGCGTCGCGCTCGCGGGCCTCGGCGGGCTGATCACGGGATTGATAAGCGCCGGGCTCCCCGAAATCGTGACCACGCAGCTCGTGGCGCGATGCCGGATGCCGCCGCGCGTCGCCGTCGCCACGTCTGTGTTCGTGCTGGCGATCGCGGCGGTCGCCGGCGCCGCCGTCCACGCGCTCGCTGCGACGCCGGTCTGGTACGTGGTCGTCTGGTCGATCCCGGGCGTGATCGTCGGCGGAACGGTCGGCGCTCGCGTCGGCAGACACATCCCGAGCGGTCTTATGGAACGCGGGCTCGGCGTCGTCTTCGGGGTCGTCGGCGGAATCGTCCTCGCGACGACGTTCGGCGTCTGA
- a CDS encoding pyridoxal-phosphate dependent enzyme: protein MSDYVVDESTIFETPLVELDLDLASDATVFAKAEWFNLYAAPHGGGSIKSRIAKGMLDGAEERGDLEPGVTVIEPTSGNTGSEVARLASDRGYDVEIVMPDNAAGGKVEAVRDAGAEIEFVDADLGYDAVIERCEEIIAEDPASYYRPNQYENPDNPGTHQRTTAPEIHGATDGEVTHFVAGAGTGGTITGTGRGLAELRGDDVEIIGFEPSEPLHAIDGLKYLRTGDHYHPETYDESVLDQKLYVPTDEAYDRARTLRERYADESVPIADPGKHDEKTVREHLRVDGQFVVGTSAGAGAAAVAALDEADDLADDDVVVFMLCDRGDKYADIPLWEEYL, encoded by the coding sequence ATGAGCGACTACGTCGTGGACGAGTCCACGATCTTCGAGACGCCCCTCGTCGAACTCGACCTCGACTTGGCGAGCGACGCGACGGTGTTCGCGAAAGCCGAGTGGTTCAATCTCTATGCGGCCCCGCACGGCGGCGGGTCGATCAAATCGCGGATCGCGAAGGGGATGTTGGACGGCGCCGAAGAGCGCGGCGACCTCGAACCGGGAGTCACGGTGATCGAGCCCACCTCCGGCAACACCGGCAGCGAAGTCGCCCGCCTCGCCAGCGACCGCGGCTACGACGTCGAGATCGTGATGCCCGACAACGCCGCCGGCGGCAAGGTCGAGGCCGTTCGCGACGCGGGCGCCGAGATCGAATTCGTCGACGCGGACTTAGGGTACGACGCGGTGATCGAGCGCTGCGAGGAGATCATCGCAGAGGACCCCGCCAGCTACTACCGGCCGAACCAGTACGAGAACCCCGACAATCCGGGGACACACCAGCGGACGACCGCGCCCGAGATCCACGGGGCCACGGACGGGGAGGTGACTCACTTCGTCGCCGGGGCGGGCACCGGCGGCACGATCACGGGGACCGGCCGTGGACTGGCGGAACTACGCGGGGACGACGTGGAGATAATCGGATTCGAACCGTCGGAACCGCTCCACGCGATTGACGGGCTGAAGTACCTGCGGACGGGCGACCACTACCATCCCGAAACCTACGACGAGTCGGTCCTCGACCAGAAACTGTACGTCCCGACCGATGAGGCATACGATCGCGCCCGCACCCTTCGGGAGCGGTACGCCGACGAGTCTGTCCCGATTGCCGACCCCGGCAAACACGACGAGAAAACGGTCCGCGAACACCTCCGCGTCGATGGTCAGTTCGTCGTTGGGACCTCGGCCGGCGCCGGCGCGGCGGCCGTCGCGGCGCTCGACGAGGCTGACGATCTCGCGGACGACGACGTGGTCGTGTTCATGCTTTGCGACCGCGGTGACAAGTACGCGGACATCCCCCTCTGGGAGGAGTATCTGTAG
- a CDS encoding MoaD/ThiS family protein yields the protein MATIKLPAALVGGSATSKVEVAGETVAELFDNHAAEHGDELRDSVIEDGEIKEFINVYVNGTPVEGLDVEVPDDAQVRVIPAASGGR from the coding sequence ATGGCGACGATTAAACTCCCGGCCGCGCTAGTCGGTGGGTCGGCGACCTCGAAGGTCGAGGTCGCCGGCGAGACAGTGGCGGAACTGTTCGACAACCACGCCGCAGAACACGGCGACGAACTCAGAGACAGCGTGATCGAGGACGGCGAGATCAAGGAATTCATCAACGTCTACGTCAATGGGACGCCCGTCGAGGGGCTCGACGTCGAAGTCCCGGACGACGCACAGGTGCGGGTCATTCCGGCAGCCAGCGGCGGCCGGTAA
- a CDS encoding dihydrolipoyl dehydrogenase yields MQEFDFLVIGSGSGLDVANAMAGRGNSVAVVEEGRLGGTCLNRGCIPSKQLLYHADVLETVKRAGEFEIDAEVRDVDFAEIVEKVTDDVAGNSESIRRGLESSDAHDLFSGTGRFVDDRTVEVVDGDDEGATLRADTVLVATGTRPSIPPIDGIDEVDYLTSTEALRLETAPDHLVIVGGGYIAAELGHFFETFGSDVTIVGRREHLLPEADAEVGEAVTDRYADRLDVYTGYEAVAVDEDGDGVAVEARPYPEADTVRAGDETVGAPEDAEDVTVASDELLVAAGRRPNTDMLNLDATGVETDERGFVETDEYLRTDAEGVWALGDVVGEYLLKHSANHEAKAVVRNLLGDELKPVDYSAMPFAVFGSPEVAGVGAREQDLRGTDREYATNTYAYDETARGSAMHADGFVKVLIDLDGEILGCHIVGPEASNLIEEVVVAMTAGSGTVADIREAVHIHPALSEVVDRAFSGQFSRGSRHDHHHHG; encoded by the coding sequence ATGCAGGAGTTCGATTTCCTCGTGATCGGATCGGGATCAGGGCTGGACGTGGCGAACGCGATGGCCGGCCGCGGGAACTCGGTCGCCGTCGTCGAGGAGGGGCGGCTCGGCGGGACGTGTCTCAACCGCGGCTGTATCCCGTCGAAACAGCTGCTGTATCACGCCGACGTGCTGGAGACGGTCAAGCGGGCCGGCGAGTTCGAAATCGACGCCGAGGTCAGGGACGTGGACTTCGCGGAGATCGTCGAGAAGGTCACCGACGACGTCGCCGGGAACTCCGAGTCGATCCGACGGGGCCTGGAGTCGTCGGACGCCCATGACCTGTTCTCGGGGACGGGCCGGTTCGTCGACGACCGGACCGTCGAGGTCGTCGACGGCGACGACGAGGGCGCCACATTGCGCGCGGACACCGTCCTCGTCGCCACTGGCACGCGCCCGTCGATCCCGCCGATCGACGGGATCGACGAGGTGGACTACCTCACGAGCACGGAGGCGCTCCGCTTAGAGACGGCGCCGGACCACCTCGTGATCGTCGGCGGCGGGTACATCGCGGCCGAACTCGGCCACTTCTTCGAGACGTTCGGCAGCGACGTGACGATCGTCGGCCGCCGCGAGCACCTGCTCCCCGAGGCCGACGCGGAGGTCGGCGAGGCTGTCACCGACCGCTACGCCGACCGCCTTGACGTGTACACCGGCTACGAGGCGGTCGCAGTCGACGAGGACGGCGACGGGGTGGCCGTCGAGGCCCGGCCGTACCCCGAGGCCGACACCGTCCGCGCGGGGGACGAGACGGTCGGCGCGCCAGAGGACGCCGAAGACGTGACTGTCGCCAGCGACGAACTGCTCGTCGCCGCTGGGCGTCGGCCGAACACGGACATGCTGAACCTCGACGCGACCGGCGTCGAGACCGACGAGCGCGGGTTCGTCGAGACCGACGAGTACCTGCGGACCGACGCTGAGGGCGTGTGGGCGCTCGGCGACGTGGTCGGCGAGTACCTGCTGAAACACAGCGCGAACCACGAGGCGAAGGCCGTAGTCCGGAATCTGCTCGGCGATGAGCTCAAGCCGGTCGACTACTCGGCGATGCCGTTCGCGGTGTTCGGCTCGCCCGAGGTGGCCGGTGTCGGCGCGCGCGAGCAGGACCTCCGCGGTACGGACCGTGAGTACGCCACGAACACGTACGCGTACGACGAGACGGCCCGCGGGAGCGCGATGCACGCAGACGGGTTCGTGAAGGTGCTCATCGACTTGGACGGCGAAATTCTCGGCTGTCACATCGTCGGCCCCGAGGCGTCGAACCTGATCGAGGAGGTCGTCGTCGCGATGACGGCGGGCTCCGGGACGGTTGCGGACATCCGCGAGGCGGTCCACATCCACCCGGCGCTCTCGGAGGTCGTCGACAGGGCGTTCTCCGGGCAGTTCTCTCGGGGTAGCCGACACGACCACCACCATCACGGGTAG
- a CDS encoding sulfurtransferase TusA family protein, whose protein sequence is MSQPSWDDVVEMPDELDDETAETLLEDATEVQDMTGEVCPYPQVEAKKAIAGLSPGDVLVQKTDHVPSTENVPKAVGDDATAKVWKSGDGRYRIFMRKE, encoded by the coding sequence ATGAGTCAACCATCGTGGGACGACGTCGTCGAGATGCCCGACGAACTCGACGACGAGACCGCCGAGACGCTCTTGGAGGACGCGACGGAGGTTCAGGACATGACCGGCGAGGTCTGTCCGTACCCGCAGGTCGAGGCGAAGAAGGCGATCGCGGGGCTCTCGCCCGGCGACGTGTTGGTTCAGAAGACCGATCACGTGCCGAGCACGGAGAACGTCCCGAAGGCGGTCGGGGACGACGCGACCGCCAAGGTGTGGAAGTCGGGCGACGGTCGCTACCGGATCTTCATGCGGAAGGAGTGA
- a CDS encoding redoxin domain-containing protein, whose protein sequence is MTDATASSEPVPDFELPNVAAGPDPFSLSAAAADSDLDAIVLLFQRDYHCGNCRKQVQATADRYDEFEALNASVVSILPEPVERAAEWQDSYDLPFALLADPNTDVSDAYDQPVRFGVLGSLHDLVGRMPVAMVLDVRSGEPVVAYTYEGRMPADRPEIDDLLDEVRALRAD, encoded by the coding sequence ATGACCGACGCGACCGCCTCCTCCGAGCCGGTCCCCGACTTCGAACTGCCGAACGTCGCCGCCGGGCCGGACCCGTTTTCGCTGTCCGCGGCCGCCGCCGACTCGGACCTCGACGCTATTGTCCTGCTGTTCCAGCGGGACTACCACTGCGGGAACTGCCGGAAGCAGGTCCAGGCGACCGCCGACCGGTACGACGAGTTCGAGGCGCTGAACGCGTCGGTCGTCTCGATCCTTCCGGAACCCGTGGAGCGGGCCGCCGAGTGGCAGGACTCTTATGACCTCCCGTTCGCGCTACTCGCGGACCCGAACACCGACGTGAGCGACGCCTACGACCAGCCGGTGCGGTTCGGCGTCCTCGGCTCGCTCCACGACCTCGTCGGGCGGATGCCGGTCGCGATGGTCCTCGATGTCCGGTCCGGCGAGCCGGTCGTCGCGTACACGTACGAGGGGCGGATGCCCGCCGACCGCCCGGAGATCGACGACCTGCTCGACGAGGTTCGGGCGTTGCGCGCCGACTGA
- a CDS encoding rhodanese-like domain-containing protein — protein sequence MVEELSPEEVNERVKEGDIRVIDTRPAAEYERGHIPGAINLPLGDLPSMVPDIDWDDTDVVCACPVGQSSKQAAMLISSYEGVEEDVAVASMAGGYEEWDFELETSEPADA from the coding sequence ATGGTGGAAGAACTCTCCCCCGAGGAAGTCAACGAGCGCGTGAAGGAGGGCGACATCCGCGTGATCGACACGCGACCGGCGGCGGAGTACGAGCGGGGCCACATCCCGGGCGCGATCAACCTCCCGCTCGGCGACCTGCCGTCGATGGTCCCCGATATCGACTGGGACGACACCGACGTGGTGTGTGCGTGTCCGGTCGGTCAGTCCTCGAAACAGGCCGCCATGCTGATCAGCAGCTACGAGGGAGTCGAGGAGGACGTCGCCGTCGCCAGCATGGCCGGCGGCTACGAGGAGTGGGACTTCGAGCTGGAGACGAGCGAGCCGGCCGACGCCTGA
- the moeB gene encoding molybdopterin-synthase adenylyltransferase MoeB, which produces MTDLDLDPTQLDRYSRHVILDDVGPEGQKSLLDAEVLVLGAGGLGAPIIQYLAAAGVGTLGIADDDEVELSNLQRQVIHGDDDVGRKKVDSAAEFVADLNPDVDVERHDLRVTPDNIEELIEGYDFVVDGTDNFETRYLVNDACTLAGIPFSHGSIFRFEGQVTTFAGDDDSPCYRCLFPEAPPAGMVPNCATAGVLGVLPGTVGCLQATETVKHIMGKGESLDGSMLFFDALEMDFDKVEIPKQDDCPVCGDDPAIESVHDVEYTASCAIDVGGDEPEIEAGD; this is translated from the coding sequence ATGACTGATCTCGATCTCGACCCGACGCAGCTCGACCGCTACTCCCGACACGTCATCCTCGACGACGTCGGTCCCGAAGGCCAGAAGTCCCTGTTAGATGCCGAAGTACTCGTCCTCGGCGCCGGGGGACTCGGCGCACCGATCATCCAGTACCTCGCGGCCGCCGGCGTCGGAACGCTCGGTATCGCCGACGACGACGAGGTCGAGCTGTCGAACCTCCAACGACAGGTGATCCACGGCGACGACGACGTGGGGCGCAAGAAGGTCGACTCCGCGGCGGAGTTCGTCGCCGACCTCAACCCCGATGTCGACGTCGAGAGACACGACCTCCGCGTCACGCCGGACAACATCGAGGAGCTGATCGAGGGGTACGACTTCGTCGTGGACGGAACGGACAACTTCGAGACGCGGTACCTCGTCAACGACGCCTGTACGCTCGCCGGAATCCCGTTCTCGCACGGCTCGATCTTCCGGTTCGAGGGGCAAGTGACCACGTTCGCAGGCGACGACGACTCGCCGTGTTACCGCTGTCTGTTCCCCGAAGCGCCGCCCGCCGGGATGGTTCCGAACTGCGCGACCGCGGGCGTCCTCGGCGTCCTTCCGGGGACGGTCGGCTGTCTTCAAGCGACGGAGACGGTGAAACACATCATGGGAAAAGGCGAAAGCCTGGACGGCTCCATGCTCTTCTTCGACGCGCTGGAGATGGACTTCGACAAGGTCGAGATCCCCAAACAGGACGACTGCCCCGTCTGCGGCGACGACCCAGCCATCGAGTCGGTCCACGACGTCGAGTACACCGCCTCCTGTGCGATCGACGTCGGCGGCGACGAGCCCGAGATCGAAGCTGGCGACTGA
- a CDS encoding DUF547 domain-containing protein: MTASESTPAPGPPSEIDSAPVETSQRFLRAVRAGSEHDPAREDARTRLAYLSESDLDALGPDERLAFWLNAYNAATGDALLSEPDRFESRRRFFSEPIVTVAGEDLSLDAIEHGILRGSQWKYGLGYVPNPLPSAFVRRHRVAEPDFRVHFALNCGAASCPAVAAYDAETVDADLDASTENYLRSETLVEDGTAYVPRLLLWYRGDFGGRSGIRRILREYDVVDPDGVSRVRYREYDWSLALGAFRDEGGDE, encoded by the coding sequence ATGACAGCGTCCGAGTCGACGCCGGCCCCCGGTCCGCCGTCGGAGATCGATTCCGCCCCCGTCGAGACTTCGCAGCGGTTCCTCCGCGCGGTCCGTGCCGGCTCGGAACACGATCCAGCGCGCGAGGACGCGCGCACTCGTCTCGCCTATCTCTCGGAGAGCGACTTGGACGCCCTCGGTCCGGACGAGCGGCTCGCCTTCTGGCTGAACGCGTACAACGCTGCGACGGGCGACGCGCTACTGTCGGAACCGGACCGGTTCGAGAGCCGTCGCCGGTTCTTTTCGGAGCCGATCGTCACCGTGGCCGGCGAGGACCTGAGTCTCGATGCGATCGAACACGGGATCCTCCGCGGCTCGCAGTGGAAGTACGGACTCGGATACGTCCCGAACCCGCTCCCTTCGGCGTTCGTCAGGCGGCATCGAGTGGCGGAGCCGGACTTCCGCGTCCACTTCGCGCTCAACTGCGGTGCTGCCTCCTGTCCGGCGGTCGCCGCCTACGACGCCGAGACGGTCGACGCGGACCTCGACGCGTCGACCGAGAACTACCTCCGGAGTGAGACCCTCGTCGAGGACGGGACCGCGTACGTGCCGCGGCTCCTCCTCTGGTACCGGGGCGACTTCGGCGGCCGGAGCGGCATTCGACGGATCCTGCGCGAGTACGACGTCGTCGACCCCGACGGCGTGTCGCGGGTCCGGTACCGCGAGTACGACTGGTCGCTCGCGCTCGGCGCGTTCCGCGACGAGGGAGGAGACGAATGA
- a CDS encoding prenyltransferase yields MCESDRRTVLVALWRMSRPAQIALIGLVYALGVSMALGRGATVDLANVGIGLAALVSVAASVHYANEYADAETDALTDRTPFSGGSGALAETGLQRRLALCAAVASAAIGLLLLAWAASPLGGRPLSTVHAVLLGGILLVGWQYSVGPLRLAWRGFGEITNAALGGIALPLYGFAVVAGELTLDAALATVPFALVVFVNLLETQWPDRRADAAVGKQTLATRWSPRRLRAVYGLVSLAAAGSGVALAGRVLPSVVVVGTLVPMVGLVPGYRRFTRREEPLPAVATMVVTAATTTVAWGAVAAGLVG; encoded by the coding sequence ATGTGCGAGTCCGACCGTCGCACCGTTCTCGTCGCGCTCTGGCGGATGTCCCGCCCCGCACAGATCGCGCTGATCGGGCTCGTGTACGCCCTCGGTGTCTCGATGGCGCTCGGTCGGGGCGCGACGGTCGACCTTGCGAATGTGGGTATCGGTCTAGCCGCGCTCGTCTCGGTCGCCGCGAGCGTCCACTACGCGAACGAGTACGCGGACGCTGAGACCGACGCGCTCACGGACCGCACCCCCTTCTCCGGCGGGAGTGGCGCGCTCGCCGAGACCGGTCTCCAGCGTCGCCTCGCGCTGTGCGCCGCGGTCGCGTCCGCCGCGATCGGTCTGTTGCTGCTCGCCTGGGCCGCGAGTCCGCTGGGCGGACGACCGCTGTCGACGGTTCACGCCGTCCTGCTCGGTGGGATCCTCCTCGTCGGCTGGCAGTACTCGGTCGGGCCGCTCCGGCTCGCGTGGCGCGGATTCGGCGAGATCACGAACGCCGCGCTCGGCGGGATCGCACTGCCGCTGTACGGGTTCGCGGTCGTCGCCGGCGAACTGACACTCGACGCCGCGCTCGCGACCGTTCCGTTCGCGCTCGTTGTGTTCGTGAACCTCCTGGAGACGCAGTGGCCGGACCGCCGGGCGGACGCCGCGGTCGGGAAGCAGACGCTCGCGACGCGGTGGTCACCCCGTCGACTTCGAGCGGTGTACGGGCTCGTAAGCCTCGCCGCCGCGGGATCCGGCGTCGCGCTCGCCGGTCGTGTGCTCCCGTCGGTCGTTGTGGTCGGAACGCTCGTTCCGATGGTCGGTCTAGTTCCCGGGTACCGGCGGTTCACGCGGCGGGAGGAACCACTGCCTGCGGTCGCGACGATGGTGGTCACGGCCGCGACGACGACGGTCGCGTGGGGCGCGGTCGCCGCCGGACTCGTCGGCTGA